One Rattus rattus isolate New Zealand chromosome 12, Rrattus_CSIRO_v1, whole genome shotgun sequence genomic window carries:
- the Defb136 gene encoding beta-defensin 136 has translation MDLRLLCLLLFLVTSLPDGYCVIGNSGVSFKPCTSEGGYCFFGCKLGWIWINYCNNIMSCCKKDTKHSLPQTKGV, from the exons ATGGACCTGCGTCTTTTATGTTTACTGCTCTTCCTGGTGACCTCACTGCCTGACG GTTACTGCGTGATCGGGAATAGTGGCGTATCCTTTAAGCCATGTACTTCAGAAGGAGGCTATTGCTTTTTTGGTTGTAAGCTAGGATGGATATGGATTAATTACTGTAACAACATAATGTCCTGTTGTAAGAAGGATACTAAGCATTCACTTCCTCAAACCAAAGGTGTGTGA
- the Defb135 gene encoding beta-defensin 135 — protein MGSLQLILVLFVLLSDVPPVRSGVNMYIRQIYDTCWKLKGHCRNVCGKKEIFHIFCGTQLLCCIERKEMPVLFVK, from the exons ATGGGGAGCCTACAGTTGATCCTTGTGCTCTTTGTCTTGCTCTCCGATGTTCCCCCAG TTAGAAGTGGAGTGAACATGTACATAAGACAGATTTACGATACATGCTGGAAACTAAAAGGCCATTGCAGGAATGtatgtggaaaaaaagaaatttttcacattttttgtGGCACTCAATTACTGTGCtgtatagaaagaaaggaaatgcccGTTCTCTTCGTGAAGTAA